The genomic region GTGGTAGCGCTTGTGCTCCTTCTCCGTCCCCCGGTCCCGCCGCTCCTGCAGTGTGAGCGTGGCAAAGCGGCCAATACTAAACGGCGTGCCTGGCTCTGTGGCTGTGCCTGGGCCACCAGCCTTGCCACCGCCAGCTGGGTGCGGCAGGCTGTTGGAGCGAGACAGGGAACGGGGCAGAGGGCCCAGGCCTGGCTCACCAGCCCGGGAACTGCCGGTGGCTGGCGGTGTGGCTCCCGGTGTGCCTGGGAGGGTGCGGGTGCGGGCCAGGGGCGGGTGCGGGCTAAGCACGTCTTCAGTGAGGTCCCACAGGCAGAACTGTGTGTCCTGGCCGGCTGAGCCAAAGCGGTAGGTGATGGAGCCAGCCTTGGGCAGTGGGGAGAGCGGGGCTCCTCCACCTGAGCTTGTGCCAGGGGCCTCAGGGAGCTCCTCCTCGCCACTCCGATCCCCACCACCAGTGGCCGATGTGGCCTCCTCTGCCCGTGTGGTGTAGGGGTCAAAGGCCACAGCATTGACCCATGACTTGTGGCCATGGCCTCGAGCCACCACACGGCCCTCAGTGAAGGACCACACGGTGACCAGGTCGTCCTCGCCTCCTGTCACCACGTAGCGCCCATCGGGGCTCCAGCATACACACAGCAGACCCCCAAAGTAGCTCTTCATGAGCCCCCGCAGAAGCATGGAATCGAAGTGGAAGACACGCAGGCAGCCGTCCTGGCTGACACAAGCCAGGTGCCGGCCATCGGGTGAAAAGGCAAACTCGTTGAGGGGGCCCTCGCCCACAGCCCACTTGGCCAGTGGGTTGCGGGGTGCCTTGCTCTTGGCAGTGTAGACGGCGAAGCCCTCGCCCTGCTTCAGGAGGCTGTACTGGGGCGGGGCCGAGGCGCAGGGGTGGCTGACGTTGTAAAGGTACAGGTGGCCACTGGCATGAGAAGCCAGGAACAGGCTCTCTGACTCAGGCAGCCACTTCAGATACGTCACCTTGGTCTTGTCGATCAGCCGctgtaaaaggaagaaaggggttGGGAGAAGGTGACTGCCCCTGGGCAGACCTCACTCCATCTGGACCCCCAGCACCTTCCAACACAAGTCCTGCCCAAGAGCAGCTCCCAGAGCAAGGGAGACAGGTGATAGCAGGTCACAGGAACACAAGGGAAGAAAAGCCACCTAGGAGGTGGCCACAGGGACTCCATGAAGTCTCAATGTCCCATCTTTGGCAAAGGACTGCCAGATAGCTGTCCTCTATCTACCACTTTCCCATCTTCACTATGTCAGGCGTATGGTAAGAAATTTATTCACAGAATGTGGGTCCCCCAAGGAAGGATGCTGGTCCACCTGGCTCGCTGTTCTATCCCAGTGCACGGAGCAATGCACATCCTTAAAGACATTCCCTGGACAAATGAACGACAGCCCTGTCTTGCCATCTGCTTAGGTCAAAACCTTCAGGTATCTTTGCTCCTCTTTCCTCACAGCTCAAGTTAACCCAACAACTCCTGTGGACTTGACCTTCCACGTGCAAACTTATTCAGAACCCTCTTGCCCACCTGGTCAGTCCACAGTGCCTCCGACCTGGCCCAGGGCCAGGACCACCTCCTCTGTAGTCATCAGAGATGAGGTTAAATACAAGCCAGTCCCTGGCACTGTCCTGCCCAGGACAATCTAAGCCCTTCTCAACCAGAGAACAAAGCCCTC from Castor canadensis chromosome 16, mCasCan1.hap1v2, whole genome shotgun sequence harbors:
- the Dmwd gene encoding dystrophia myotonica WD repeat-containing protein isoform X3 — encoded protein: MAAGGAEGGSGPGAAMGDCAEIKSQFRTREGFYKLLPGDGAARRSGPVSAQTPAPPQPPQPPPGPASASGAAGPASSPPPAGPGPGPALPAVRLSLVRLGEPDGAGSGEPPATPAGLGAGGDRVCFNLGRELYFYPGCCRRGSQRSIDLNKPIDKRIYKGTQPTCHDFNQFTAATETISLLVGFSAGQVQYLDLIKKDTSKLFNEERLIDKTKVTYLKWLPESESLFLASHASGHLYLYNVSHPCASAPPQYSLLKQGEGFAVYTAKSKAPRNPLAKWAVGEGPLNEFAFSPDGRHLACVSQDGCLRVFHFDSMLLRGLMKSYFGGLLCVCWSPDGRYVVTGGEDDLVTVWSFTEGRVVARGHGHKSWVNAVAFDPYTTRAEEATSATGGGDRSGEEELPEAPGTSSGGGAPLSPLPKAGSITYRFGSAGQDTQFCLWDLTEDVLSPHPPLARTRTLPGTPGATPPATGSSRAGEPGLGPLPRSLSRSNSLPHPAGGGKAGGPGTATEPGTPFSIGRFATLTLQERRDRGTEKEHKRYHSLGNISRGGSGGDKPSGPAPRSRLDPAKVLGTALCPRIHEVPLLEPLVCKKIAQERLTVLLFLEDCIITACQEGLICTWARPGRAGISSQPGNSPSGTVV
- the Dmwd gene encoding dystrophia myotonica WD repeat-containing protein isoform X2 produces the protein MAAGGAEGGSGPGAAMGDCAEIKSQFRTREGFYKLLPGDGAARRSGPVSAQTPAPPQPPQPPPGPASASGAAGPASSPPPAGPGPGPALPAVRLSLVRLGEPDGAGSGEPPATPAGLGAGGDRVCFNLGRELYFYPGCCRRGSQRSIDLNKPIDKRIYKGTQPTCHDFNQFTAATETISLLVGFSAGQVQYLDLIKKDTSKLFNEERLIDKTKVTYLKWLPESESLFLASHASGHLYLYNVSHPCASAPPQYSLLKQGEGFAVYTAKSKAPRNPLAKWAVGEGPLNEFAFSPDGRHLACVSQDGCLRVFHFDSMLLRGLMKSYFGGLLCVCWSPDGRYVVTGGEDDLVTVWSFTEGRVVARGHGHKSWVNAVAFDPYTTRAEEATSATGGGDRSGEEELPEAPGTSSGGGAPLSPLPKAGSITYRFGSAGQDTQFCLWDLTEDVLSPHPPLARTRTLPGTPGATPPATGSSRAGEPGLGPLPRSLSRSNSLPHPAGGGKAGGPGTATEPGTPFSIGRFATLTLQERRDRGTEKEHKRYHSLGNISRGGSGGDKPSGPAPRSRLDPAKVLGTALCPRIHEVPLLEPLVCKKIAQERLTVLLFLEDCIITACQEGLICTWARPGRAFTDQEAEAQAGEGSWPRSPSKSVVEGISSQPGNSPSGTVV